Genomic window (Chryseobacterium sp. H1D6B):
CGTTGTACTTATATTTATAAGCAGGGTTTCCGTTCAGGACATTATAACCCTCATGCTTTAACCCAAAAGGGTAATAGTTATTTTCTTCAAGAACTTCTGCTCCGGAGCCGTTGTTTAAGTAGCTTAAACGCACATTTCCTAAATGATCTGTATAATTGTAAATATACTTATTATTTTTAAAATTGTAATACCCTTCAGCAGTAGGAACAAAATCTAAAGAAACAGCTCCCAGATAATTAACAGTATACTGAAAACCGTCTAAATAATCCGTAACAGTTATTCTCTCCGTAGAGTTTTTGATAAAGAAATTAGTATATTTTTTTCTCAGCTTTGCACCGTCTGCACGGTAGGTATACTCTGTTCTTATATTTCTCAGCTCATTCTCTCCTGTCGCCGGGTTTCTGATGATGTACGAAGATTCAAACTTTATTTGTTTTGGAAGATTTAGAAAATTGTAATTAAGCTCTAAGAGCCCTTTATCTATTTCATTCTTCATATTGCCGTTCTCATCATAGGCAATGGTATTTCCTGATGCATCGGGATAGCCCTGATAGTTGGATGAGGTATCCGTAACAGAGGTTAATCTGTTTCCGGTATAGTGATAAGCAAGATCATCGATCTGTTCAGCCATTCCTGAAGCTCCTCTGCCGTTTCTCTTCAGAGAAGCAATATTTCCATTCTGGTCATAATCCATGCTTTCATTGTATAATTTATTCTGCGGAACAGATGAGTCCGGCTCAGAATAAATACCGTTTTTAAGCCTATTTAAAGAATCATACTGGTAAGAATATCTTCTTAATATACCGTCCTGAGAAGTTTTCCAGTCGATTTCCGCAATATTCCCATTATATCTCCCAGGTGCAAGAGCAGCAGCAACCGGGCTGGTATATTTTATTTCATATCCAAATAATTTTCCGCTCAGACTGGCAGGATCATTGATCTTTGTCATCCAGCCTCTGATGTTGTAAGCATAGTCAATACTCTGCAGATTATTTCCTACTTTCTTATTAGATAATTGGGAGATCTCATTATAGGTATTTTCTGCCAGTAATTCCTGAGGCTGCCCGCTGATCTGATGGTACTGTTTTTTAAGCCTGTTCTGGGCGTCATACTCAAAAGTTTCTGTGATCACTTTTTCCGTATCTGCTACTAATCTTTTATGATATGCTTTAGTCTGTTTTACAGCACCTGCAAAATCCAGCTCTGTCTCAGTTTTAGTATACCCTCCTAAGTGGTTGGATGTATAGCTTCCAATCGGTCTTCCTTTAGAATCGTAATAAGTATATTTTTTTGTCCAGTTGTCATCTTCAATATTTTTTAGGTAAGATGCCAGCGGCAGTGTTCTGGTATTTCTGGCCGCAGTGCTTTGTCCCGGCTGTTTCAGTACTTCCTGATTCATAATAGAAGCAGGAACCGCCACATCTCCTGAAAGCGGAGGGTAAGTGTCGTAATAATTGACTGTAAGAATCTTGTCTATTGTTGTGGGGTAAACAGTGTTGCCGTAATAGACCGTCATATTACTGCTGGTAAATCCTGACTGGCTTCTTGCCTCTGCAGAGGGCTGGCCCTGGCCTATATAATAATTAACACTTTCCTGTATCTGTGCTCTGCTGAACCAAGCTCCAATATCCGCCGTTCCGCTGTAAACAACCCTTGAAAACTTATCATATTTTGTGAAAAGCCATTTTCCTGCAGGTTTCATAACAGCATCCTGACTCATAACCAGCCTGTCCTGTTTATCATACACCATATACTCCCAGCCTTTTCCGGGAAGTTTTTTTTCTGCCAGCCTCTGTCTGCTGTCATATTTGTACTGATAACAGAGATCGGCAAGAACTGTATTATCCACAGCAGCTGCCGCAGAAGCCAGCGGCGGTATTACAAATGCTAACTGCATATATTCATTATACACATAATAAGTATCTGCGTTTTCTGTGGCACTTACTGCTTTTCTTACCAGAACAGTCTGCCCGAAACCGTCTTTGAATTCTATGGTTTTGTTTCCGTCTTCATCCGTAACTGTATTTTTGCTTAATTCTCCTGCCAGATAACCGGAACTTAACCTTAACTGGCTTTCATATATTTTATCTGCGGTATTCCAGATTGTAACGGTTTCAAACTTTTTCACCTGGTCTGCCGTGCTGTTGACATCATAACTGAACTTTACAGACCTGCCCGCCCATGCATTTCCCGTCTGCTTCTGCTCCAGAACTCTCTCCAAAGGTGAACTTTCTAATACCTTTTCTGTATAGATCTTTTCTCCAGCATAAAATCCTGCGGCATCTGAAACCGGATAAGGGACTAAACCTGAACTTTGGGGATAAACAGCTCCGCCTGCAGTAGAAGACTGGGGAACCGGAAGATAATCTCTCGTCTTTCTTCCCAGTTCATCATAGACCACCGGCGTCACCAGATCTTTTCCGGAAGGGGTTCCTTTTACATTCACGACCTGCTTCGGCCTTCCTAAAAAGTCAAAATACTGTACGGTTTCTATTTTCTTTACACAGTCTGCATCCAGACATGAGATGCTTTGTATATAATTTTCTGTGTTTGTCTGTGCATATGATAATCCTGCTGCAAACAAAACACTGAATAATGTTATAATTTTTTTCATTCTTTCTAATTTCTAAAATCTAACTTCTACTCTATTATTGTTTGTAGTTGTATTTATATTTTTTTAACACTTTTCCCTCTTCATCTACTACCTGCTTCAGTCTGCCGGCATTGTCATATTGATACATTTCGCGGATTCCTGAAGGAGGCGTCATGCTTTTCATTCCTGTCAAAGGATCATACACATAGGTAGTAATCAGGTAGTCTGCTAAAGCAGTATTATTTCCGAATGCATCTAAGGCATCAACCAAAAGCTTTTCTGAAGCTGCATCTGTATCAGCATCAGATTTTGCTGTAATATCTGCGGTATAAGCCGAGATCTGGCCGTAAGAAGCACCTTCAATTTTCGCGATTGGCTGGGTTTTATGATATCCCCAGACTACAGTAACCGGAATACCTTCTTTGGTCGTATACTGTTCCAGATTTCCTCTGCTGTCATATCTGTCATATACAATCTCAGTACTCACTGTATTATTCGGAATGTCATACATCAAAACTGAGCTTGGAAATAAATTGGCAGCGTCATATTTAATTTCCTTCTTTGACACTATTTTTCCTGCATCAGAAGTATTCTTTTTGATCGTTACTGCCGTCTCTAATGGGATACCGAACATATTCGCTGTAATTAATTTCTGAATGTTTTTATCCAGTGCGTATTTATATGCCGTTTCCTGAATAACTCCGTTAGAAGAAGTTTCTCGTTCTAAATTCGTTCTGAAATTATTTTCATTTCTGAAAGTCTCTCTTTTCGTTTCAGAAAATCCGGAATCAAAATAATTTCTGGAGGTAACAGTTTCATTTTTCATCCAGGCAGTTATTGTATAAACATAATTAGTCCCGTTATTGGCCAGACGGTAAGGTTCTGTGGGAGAATAGTCCTGCGGCGTATACTCAAAAATATCTTCGGACAGTTTTTTATTTAAGGCATTATATACTTCTTTCTTTTCCAAAAGGCCGTCACGTGTAAGCGTATAATTAGGAATAATCCGACTGCCGTTTACAGGATAAGCATCGATGGTTTTAAAGTAATATTTTGTAAAACCTTCTGTACTTCCTGAAACTTTTACATTTTTGTAGATCATCACCGGGTTGGCTGGTGTCAGTCCGTCTGTTAAGGATCCTCCCTCTACAAAATAGCTGCTTGACACTCCAGGGTCGTCAAATTTATTGTAGCTGTATTCTTCAGTCTTTATCGGAATAGAAGTTGCATTAAAATCTGTCCCGCTGACATTATAATGCTTAATTTGTGTTACCCGGGGCAGTGCTCTGTGATATGATTTCAATTCTTTAACCTGAGTAGGCTCGCCTGTTGTTTTGACAGCACTAAATTCGATCCCGCCGGGAAAGCTTCCCGCTGTTGTACTGCTGAGCGATGCATAATATTCTCCCGCCGCCATTGTTATTTTATTTTTTTCAGGGAAATTATTTGAATTATCTGAAAATGCAGTTCCCAGACTGTATGGAGTCGCCTGATAAGTGCTCCCCACTTTTTTATAAAAAATGAGCGTCCATAAATAACCCGCCAGACTTCCGGCAGGTACATCTACAGTAACTTCTTTTTCTTCTGAAAGCGTAAAAAAATACTTTTTGTCTGTACTGCTGAACTGGTCAAAGACAGTACTTCCAATATCTTCTGTAGGGGCAGGAATTATTTTGTCCACTTCATAGGAGAAATAGGGTACAAATTCAAAATTATACTGGATGATTCCTCCAGTGGGCGGCTGTACTGTATTAAGTACCGGTGCACCGTAAATATTCTCGATTCCCGGCCCGTCTTCTAAAGGAGGCGGATAACCGGCAGCCATGCCTACACTGTTATATCCGTATTTCGTTTTTTCCAGCACAGTACCGTCTGCATCAACCTTATTTACAGCGGTCAGCAGCCCGTTCAGTTCAAAGGTATGCTTTGATACAAACTGATTATCTGCCGTTTTCAAGGTTATACTTTTAAGCCTGAATTTATCGGATCTGGGGGAAAATTCTTTTTCTTCATATCCAAGTTCAATAATTCCTCTGTCTTTTATTTCAATACGGCTGAGCTTATTAGACTCCGACTCTGTAATAGCATTTCCCATGCCTACAGGATAGGTGAGGTCTCTAAAATAGATAAATTTGGCTAGTTCCTGGTTATTCTCATCTTGAATCGAAGTCAGGAAAAAAGCACTTCTGTACTTAAATCTGGCATACATTATACCCATGTTGGGAAATCCCCATCTCCAGACCGTAGTCGTAGAAAAATTGTAGGTTTCAAATTTATATTTGATCCCTCTGTCATTAGTAATGGTAAAAGAATCTAAAACTAATGTAGATTCATTAGTGTTTCTATGATATTCGATTTTTGAGGTGGTCTCTGTAAGCTTAACCAGCCGGAATGAATTATCGGCGGTATTTCTCATAATTCTGAATCTTCCGGATTCACCAGGAATACTGTAATTATAAATATCGTCAAAGTCATTCTTAATATAACCGAACTTTGTATTATCATCAAAAGACTCATCCGGATCATCATAAATATCTCTTGAGATCACTCCCTGTCCCAATAATGACCACCCGGCACCCAGTTCCCCTGACCAGAGGTCTCTCGATACATTTCCTGCGTGATAATTTAAACCGAGGCTGATCGTTACAGCACTGCTGCTGGTAGGAACATCTGCCAAAGGATAGGAAATATTAGGAATACCAGTCTGGATAGAAACAGGTACATTGGTATACCCCGCCAATGATGATATCGAAGGAACCGGCTGGGTAATTCCTGTATTATAGCTGAATGTCTGTCCATAATGCAACTGGCACATCATAAGCCCTGTTATGAGTAAAAATATTTTCTTCATTATCCTTAGTTTATTTCTTAATGATTTTAGCATTCGCAGATTTATTCGTATCAGTTTTAATACTTATCAGATAAGCTCCCTGAACCAGATTCTGCGTGTTGATCTTAGTCACTTTATTCTTGGTCTTAAAATTCTGAAGCTGTCTTCCTCCCATATCGTACATTGTAATATCAGCCTCCTTAAATTCAAAACCTATTTCTACATAGGCATAATCTGATACAGGATTAGGATAAATCTTGATGTCCTGTTTTTCGATCAGCTGGTCAACCTGCCTGTCTCCTAATTTCACGATCTTCCAGTTCTCCTTTCCTAATTCCTCTGCACTCGTTCCTGCCAGTATAATTGATCCGTCTCTGTTTAACATCAGATCCGAAAGCCTTTCCTCCTTCTTTCTGGATTCTCCTTTCACATACTTTCTCCATTCTTCTTTTCCGTCCTGATTCAGATACAGCATCCAGAAAGTCTCGTCGTCGTTTTCGATTCTACCTTCTGCCTGCGTGTAGCCTCCCAATAAAATTCCTTTTGAAGTTTTATCATCAGAACTGTGCAGCACGCTCATCCCCGTCAGGACATCTCTGTTCTTGAAATTGTAGGATTTCTGCCATAATTCATCGCCTCTTTCATTTAAATAAATCAGCCACAAGTCAGTTCCCTCTTCGATTCCTGCAGTTTTATTTCCTGATATTTCTGATCTGGATTCTCCTCCGATGATATATCCGTTACTCGTTAACGCTAAAGTTCTTAAGTGGTCGTCAGCCTTTCCGCCGAAGTTCTTCTCCCATTCTACTTTTCCTTCTTTACTGAGCTTTACGATCCAGTAGTCGCCTTCGCCGTAGTTCTCTGTTTTCTTGGTTCCGCCAGCACTGCTTCTTGAGTAGATACCGATTAAAGCACCCCCGTCTTTTGTAGGAATCATTTTTTCTGCTTCATCAAGGCCTTTTCCTCCCAATACTATTTCAGAAAGAACCTTTCCGTTTTTATCAAGTTTTGTCACCGTGACGTCTTTTGAACCGTAACCTTTCAATGCATTCTGTATATTTCCTGCCACGAAACATCCTAAATCTGAAGTCTGTATCACTGCTCTGGCTTCCTCATCAGAAGACGTTCCCAGTGTTTTCTGCCAGATCTCGTCCCCGAATTCATTGATTTTTACCAGCCAGATATCTGATCCTCCTTTTGAATCTTCTTTTTTATCAAGCCCTTTCCCTGAATACGAAGTTCCTGCCAGAAGAAATCCTCCCTCCTGCGTTGCAACTGCGGCTGACAAAAAATCATGGTTCTGTCCTGAGAAATACTTTTCCCAGACCTGTTCTCCCTTCTGGTCAAGTTTTACGAGATGATAGTCGTAGCCGTTATTCTGTTTATTTCCTGATGCTAATTTTGAAGCCTGGATGGAGCTTCCTGTAATTAAATACTGCTGGTCGATGGTGGTAACCACCCTGCTTAAGAAATCCTGCGTATTGGATTTGATGTCCTTCTGCCAGACTACTTCCTGCGCAGACACACTGAAGCATGTACACACAGCCAGTACGCTCATGTAGAGTTTTTTCATCTATTTAGTGTATTATAAATTAATGATAGTTTTATTATTGAAATTCTGCAAATTTAACACTTTTTAATGATTATTAAAACAGTATTAATGAAATAAAATATAGATTTTAACCCAGCTCTGTGTTTTATATTTTCATTAATTATTTATTTTATTTTGTAAATTTAAGTCAGCGCAGCGACAAAGCTTGTCGTATTAAATTCAAGCCAATAATAAAATAAAAATGCCTGAAATTTCTTCAGGCATCGTCATAACAATTGACAAAGATTAAAAAAAAAGATAGGGTATATTAATTTTCAAAATAATGGATACTTCCTACCTCCGGCAGATGTACTTTATCATCATTAAAATCATTTTTCTGCTTTTGGATCTGCTCTACAAAAAAATCACTGAACAAAACATAAGAAGGCTGTTCTGCCAATTCATTTTTAAGCATTTGGTGGGCTTCTACAATTGTTTTTCCATATAATTTCCTAAAATTTCCAATGGTATACTGCGAAAACTTTCCGTAATGAACAATGAATTTCAAAGACAGATCAATGGAAACACTCAACGCTTGGCTGAGTTCTGCAATTTTCTTATTAAAAGCGTTCTGCATATTCCAGAGCATTTTAGAAATTTTCTGATAAGAAGGATCCTGGTCATACCGGTAAAATAAAATCGCGTACCCTTCGATTTCAGAGATCTCAAAATACTGGTCATTCATATCGATCAGAATAGACAAAAGCTGCCTTACAATATATTCTCCTGTATATAATTTGGTATTGAATACAAACTCTGTAAATCCGTTGAAATCCGGAATAAGTATAATCCCCTCTTGTATAGATGCTTCCATATTTAGTATTAGTTTAAAACCTGCTGCATCATAAAGACGAAGCAGGTTTCATTTTACTTTACTGCCATCCGCCGCCTACAGAGCGGTAAAGAGCTGTAATGGCATTTAAGCGCTGGGCTTTCAGGGAAGCAAGATCCAGCTCGGCCTGAAGTTTATTGGTCTGCACCAAAATCACTTCCACATAAGTCGCCGCATTATATTTAAATAAAATATCCGCTTTTTTCACTGCCTCATTAGATTTTGCTACCAGTCCTTCTGCAATTTTCTGCTGTTCTTCCAGCTTTTGAATCTGTACAAGAGCATCTGAAACTTCGCCAACCGCTTTTAAAACCGACTGTTTAAAATTAATCTCAGCCTGCTCAGCCAGCACTTTTGACTGTTCGTATTGTGTTTTAAGCTGTTTTCCGTTTAAAACAGGCTGTGCGATTGCTCCTGCAGCCATTCCGAAAAGAGATCCGGGAATACTGAACCATTTGCTTGCCTGAAAAGCATTAATGCCGCCCTGAGCCGTAATATTTAATGATGGGTACATACTCATTTTAGCCACATGAATGGCAGCCACGCTTTTTCTAACTTCAAGCTCTGCTGTTTTAATATCAGGTCTGTAACTCAATAATTCTGAAGGAATTCCTGCCTCAATATGATCCGGAGACTGAACATTATTCAACCCTGCGCTTCTTTCAATTTTGTCAGGCATTGAACCTGTAAGAAGACTTAATGCATTTTCCTGCAAAGCGATCGAACTTTCAATAGCCGGGACTGTTTTTAAGATCTGGTCTTTTACAATTTCCTGCTGCTGTACTGCCAAAGCCGTTGTCAAACCCAGCTCCTGCTGCTTAGTTAAAAACTGCAGGGTCGTGTCAGAATATTTCAAGTTGGATCTTGTGATTTCCAGCTGTGTATCAAGCATTAATAAATTATAATACCCCTGGACTACCGAAGCAACCAATGCCGTTTTCACTGCTTTTGCCGCTTCCTGGGTCTTAAGGTATTCCGTTAAAGCCTGTTCTTTTCTGCCTTTAATCTTCCCCCAGATATCAGCCTCCCAGGAAATATTGATTGAACTTGAGTAATCTTCTGTATATTTTCTCCCCATAAACTGCCCGGCCATCATCCCGTTCATACTGTTATCTGAAGGACGGCTGATACTTGCATTAGCAATGGTCGCACTTACCGCAGGTACATTTGCCCACTTGCTCTGATTATAAGCCAATGAAGCAAATTCTATCTGTTTTAATGCTGCTTGAAGGTCGTTATTCTGAGCAACTGCTTTATCGATCAGCCCTACTAAAACAGGATCTTTAAAGAAATCTTTGTAGCTGATCTTGGCTATATTTTCATTCTGCCCCGCTGCAGCCACAGTATCGTTTCTAAACGCTTCAGGCATTTTCATTTCCGGCCGTTCATATTTCTGAACTTTACAGGAAACCGCTGTACCCGATATCAGTGCGATATATGCTATATTTTTAATTGAATTCATTTTTAAATAAATCATTTGAATTAATATTCCCAATCTGCTTCTGTGATCACTCTTCCGTTGATTCTTTCATGAAGCGCCTGGAACACCACAAAAAGAACCGGTACCACGAAAATCCCTAAAATGGTTCCGAAAAGCATCCCTGAGATCGCAGCATATCCGATAGAATGATTTCCCATTGCTGACGGTCCTACCACAAAAATCAACGGAAGCAGTCCTGTGATGAATGCTAAAGAGGTCATCAAGATAGGACGAAGACGCGCTTTTGCTCCTTCCACAGCTGATGCAATAAGGCTTTTTCCTGCTCTACGGCGCTGGATAGCAAATTCCACGATCAGAATACCGTTTTTCGCCAGCAATCCGATCAGCATCACCAAAGCGATCTGAACGTAAATATTATTAGATAAATCCGCCAGTGTAATTCCTACAAATACCCCTGACAAACCAACCGGAATAGCGATCAATACAGCAAACGGCAGAATATAACTTTCATACTGCGCCGATAATAAGAAAAACACAAACACGATACATAATCCAAAAATCATTACAGACTGAGAACTTGAACCCGCTTCTTCACGGCTCATTCCTTTATAATCATAAGTATATCCTGGAGGAAGTACCTTTTTACTCACTTCTTCAACTGCTGCCATGGCCTGTCCGGAACTGTATCCCGGAGCCGCCATTACCGTCAAATTTGAAGAATTAAACAAATTGAAACGGTCAACAACTTCTGCACCTGTTACTTGTTTTAAAGTAACCAAAGTGTTCACAGGAACCATTTGGTTAAGATTATTTTTAACAAAAATTCCGTTCAGGGACTCTTTATCTTCTCTCGTTTCAGGCGTTGCCTGTACCAATACCCTGTAATACTTCCCGAACCTGTTGAAATCCGAAGACTGGATACTTCCGTAATAGCCCTGCATTACGCCCAGCACATCAGAAACACTTACGCCTAACTGCGCCGCCTTCACCTCATCTACAAGCACTTCATACTGCGGATAGGTAACATCAAAAGTAGTATAAGCCAGTGCCACTTCTGGTCTCTGCATTAAAGCTCCCATCATACCGTAAGAGATATTTCCTAAATTCTGGAGCTCGCCGTTGGTACGGTCCTGAAGCACAAGCTCCATACCGCTGGTATTCCCAAATCCATCTACTGTCGGAGTATTTATGACTAAGAAATTCGCTCTTTTATCTTGAGAAAGCGTCCCTTGGACCTGGCCGATGATGTCATTAATATTATTGATCTTTCCTCTTTCGCCTCCTTTTTTCAATTTAACAAAAATAGAGCCTGCAGAAGATGACATGGAACCGCTGAATAAATTCAGTCCGTCTACCGATATTACTTTATCCACCGCTGAATTTTTCATTAAAACATCCTCAGTATCCGAAATAATTGCTGAAGTACGGTCTTTAGAAGCTCCTGGAGCAAGATTTACAGTAACAATAATGAAACTCTGATCTTCATCTGGAATAAATCCTTTCGGTGTTGTCATCGACATCCAAGTAAATAACCCTCCGAATGCGACGATCATCAGTAAAGCGATCCATTTTCTTTTTAATAAGAATAAAACAGCTTTTCCATAACGGAAAGTCAGTTTATTGAAATTCGTATTAAAAGCAAGGAAAAATTTGTCTTTGAAATTCATTTTTTCATGGGAACCGCCGTGATGCTGTTCTTTTAAAAGCAGGGCACATAAGGCAGGACTCAAAGTCAGTGCATTCACCGCAGAAATTACAATCGCAATTGCCAGCGTCAATGCAAACTGCTGATAAAACAATCCTGTAGAACCGCTCATAAATGCTACCGGTACAAATACTGCAGACATGATCAGTGTAATAGAAACAATTGCTCCCGTGATCTCGCTCATCGCCGACATGGTTGCTGCTCTCGGATTCAACTTTTTATGTTCCATTTTGGCATGGACGGCTTCTACCACCACAATGGCATCATCCACTACGATACCTATCGCCAGCACCAGAGCAAAAAGGGTCAGAATATTAATAGAAAATCCGAAAACATTCATAAAGAAGAAGGTTCCCACAATAGAAACCGGAACCGCAATCGCCGGAATTAAAGTAGAACGGAAATCCTGGAGGAAAATATACACGACAATAAATACAAGGATAAATGCTTCTATCAAAGTATGGATCACCTGCTCGATCGACTGATCCAATGCATCTTTCGTTGCATAAGGGATTTCATATGCCATTCCCTGCGGAAAGGATTTCTCCAGTTCTTTCATTCTTTCCTGAAGAGCAATCTGCACTTCATTCGCGTTGGAACCAGCCATCTGAAAGATCGCCATCGTTACAGAAGCTTTTTTATTGAAATTGGAAGACACGGTATAACTGTAAGCTCCAAATTCTACTTTCGCAACGTCTTTTAATTTTAAAACAGAACCGTCACTTAATGCTTTAATGGTAATATTTTCGTACTGCTCAGGTTCGGTGAATTTCCCTTTGTAACGCAGTACATACTCCATGGATTCTTTACTTCTTTCCCCGAATCTTCCAGGAGCGGCCTCTAAGTTCTGTGACTGGATCGCTCTTGAAACATCTGCCGGAGTCAGGTTATAAGAGGTCAGTTTATTAGGATCCAGCCATACCCGCATAGAATAATCTTTGTTTCCGTACACCATGGCATCTCCTACTCCTTTTACTCTTTTCAGATCTGGTACAATATTGATCTTAGCGTAGTTCTCCAGGAAAAGATCATCCATAGTACCGTCTTTACTGGTTAAAGAAACCATCGCGATCATACTGTTCTGTCTCTTCAAAGTGGTAACACCCGCCTGTACCACTTCCGCTGGAAGCTGATTGGTTACCTGCGCAACCCTGTTCTGAACATTGATAGCAGCCTGATCCGGATCAGTACCCAATTTGAAAATAACAGTAATACTTAAAGTACCGTCATTACTCGCCGTGGAGGTAATATAATCCATATTTTCTACCCCGTTGATCGCATTTTCCAATGGCGGAGCTACTGATCTTGCGATTGTTTCAGCGTTGGCTCCAGGATATACTGCAGATACCATAACGGTAGGCGGCGCAATATCCGGGAATTTTGTGATCGGCAGACTGATCATACCGACCACTCCTAATATCACCAGCAGTACTGAAATAACTGTTGCTAATACAGGCCTTTTTATAATCTTTTTTAACATAATTTCTTCTTACGATTTTTTCGGTTTAGCATTTTTTTGAGCGGCAACCGGAGTTCCCGGCTGCAGTCTGTCAAAACCGCTGACGATATACTGATCTCCTGCTTTCAGGCCTTTTGATACGATAAAGTCGTTGCCGGCTTTTCCGCTGACTTCAATCGGAAGCTGGACTGCTTTTCCGTCTTTGATAGTGAATACAAAAATTTTATCCTGAATAGCTCTTGTAGAAGCAACCGGCAGTAAAATAACATTGCTGTAAAACTGCTCCATTACTATTTTTCCGGTATTTCCGCTTCTCAACAAATTATTCGGATTGTTGAATTTTGCTCTTAATGTAATTGAACCTGTAGTTTTATTAAACTGACCTTCCACCGCATCAATTCTTCCTTTTTCAGCATAGTTTTCACCTCCGGAAAGCTGTAAAGAAACTGCAGGCGTATTTTTCACGATCTCATCAATACTGCTTCCTGCATTCTGTTTCTGAAAACTGCTGAAGTCATTTTCACTTAAACTAAAATAGGTGTACACCTGATGAATATCTGATAAAAGCGTGATCGGATCTTGATTCGTCGGCGTCAAAAGACTTCCTAAACGATAATTAAATCTTCCGATATACCCGCTTACAGGAGCTTTAATGGTAGAAAAATTAACGTTGATCTTTGCTGATTCAATGGTAGACAGAGACTGGCTTACCGCTCCTCTTGCGGCGTTATAAGATGCTTCTGCTTCTTTCACCTGGATATCTGAAACCATTTTGTTTCTGAAAAGTTCTTTTTTACGGTCCAGATCTATTTTAGATGCGGCAAGATTAGCCTGTGCTGAAATTAATGCAGCCTGTGCACTTTTAAGCTGCTCACGGAAAATCTGGTCTTCAATTTTGAACAGCGGCTGGCCGGCTCTTACATAATCTCCTTCGTCCACAAAGATTTTGGTAAGATATCCTGTCACCTGAGGCCTGATCTCTACATTAGAAATTCCTTCGATAGAAGCGGCATATTCTCTGGAAGCAGAAGCGTCTCCCTGTTTCACTGTTTCTACAGGAAGTT
Coding sequences:
- a CDS encoding efflux RND transporter permease subunit; protein product: MLKKIIKRPVLATVISVLLVILGVVGMISLPITKFPDIAPPTVMVSAVYPGANAETIARSVAPPLENAINGVENMDYITSTASNDGTLSITVIFKLGTDPDQAAINVQNRVAQVTNQLPAEVVQAGVTTLKRQNSMIAMVSLTSKDGTMDDLFLENYAKINIVPDLKRVKGVGDAMVYGNKDYSMRVWLDPNKLTSYNLTPADVSRAIQSQNLEAAPGRFGERSKESMEYVLRYKGKFTEPEQYENITIKALSDGSVLKLKDVAKVEFGAYSYTVSSNFNKKASVTMAIFQMAGSNANEVQIALQERMKELEKSFPQGMAYEIPYATKDALDQSIEQVIHTLIEAFILVFIVVYIFLQDFRSTLIPAIAVPVSIVGTFFFMNVFGFSINILTLFALVLAIGIVVDDAIVVVEAVHAKMEHKKLNPRAATMSAMSEITGAIVSITLIMSAVFVPVAFMSGSTGLFYQQFALTLAIAIVISAVNALTLSPALCALLLKEQHHGGSHEKMNFKDKFFLAFNTNFNKLTFRYGKAVLFLLKRKWIALLMIVAFGGLFTWMSMTTPKGFIPDEDQSFIIVTVNLAPGASKDRTSAIISDTEDVLMKNSAVDKVISVDGLNLFSGSMSSSAGSIFVKLKKGGERGKINNINDIIGQVQGTLSQDKRANFLVINTPTVDGFGNTSGMELVLQDRTNGELQNLGNISYGMMGALMQRPEVALAYTTFDVTYPQYEVLVDEVKAAQLGVSVSDVLGVMQGYYGSIQSSDFNRFGKYYRVLVQATPETREDKESLNGIFVKNNLNQMVPVNTLVTLKQVTGAEVVDRFNLFNSSNLTVMAAPGYSSGQAMAAVEEVSKKVLPPGYTYDYKGMSREEAGSSSQSVMIFGLCIVFVFFLLSAQYESYILPFAVLIAIPVGLSGVFVGITLADLSNNIYVQIALVMLIGLLAKNGILIVEFAIQRRRAGKSLIASAVEGAKARLRPILMTSLAFITGLLPLIFVVGPSAMGNHSIGYAAISGMLFGTILGIFVVPVLFVVFQALHERINGRVITEADWEY
- a CDS encoding efflux RND transporter periplasmic adaptor subunit translates to MQRFFIQKSTIFFLSLIVLAGCRKNNQNQSYQQQAPELPVETVKQGDASASREYAASIEGISNVEIRPQVTGYLTKIFVDEGDYVRAGQPLFKIEDQIFREQLKSAQAALISAQANLAASKIDLDRKKELFRNKMVSDIQVKEAEASYNAARGAVSQSLSTIESAKINVNFSTIKAPVSGYIGRFNYRLGSLLTPTNQDPITLLSDIHQVYTYFSLSENDFSSFQKQNAGSSIDEIVKNTPAVSLQLSGGENYAEKGRIDAVEGQFNKTTGSITLRAKFNNPNNLLRSGNTGKIVMEQFYSNVILLPVASTRAIQDKIFVFTIKDGKAVQLPIEVSGKAGNDFIVSKGLKAGDQYIVSGFDRLQPGTPVAAQKNAKPKKS